TTTGAGGAATGCTTCCGACACGAAAGACCAAAACTATGAGCTGAAATAAGGAGCAgatagaactttttaaaataaatcccataAATACAGCATggtatttttaaataggaaagagcttttgacactaaaaaaacactgaaattttaatttaaaagttcaaTAAAAGGTATGAAAGATAAGGTCAAGAATATCacattactaaaatcagaaatgaaagtggagacATTACTACTGATctgacagaaataaaaagtattatgaGAGTACTAcgaacaattgtatgccaacaaattggataacagatgaaatggacaaatttctagaaacataaaacctaccaagagtaaatcacaaagaaatagaaaatctgaataaacctaTAACTGGCAAGGAGATtgagtcagtaatcaaaaatatCCCAatgaagaaaagcccaggaccagatggcttcactggtgaattttatcaaacattttaaagaagtaatatgaattgttctcaaacttttccaaaatattgaagaggagggaacacttcctaaataattctatgaagccagcattgccctgataccaaagccagaaaaaaaaaaaacctgcaagaaaactatagacaaatatcccttatgaacattgatgcaaaagaaaaaacctcaacaaaatattagcaaacaaaattcagcaggtcttaaaaggattatacactatgaccaagtgagatttattcttgGTACTTTCAAGATATTTCAACATATTAAAATCCACCAATTTAATAAACCACaataacagaatgaagaaaaaaaatacatggggaATTACcaggcggtccaatggttaggactctgcactttcactgtggAGGGctcaggttcaacccctggtcagggaactaagatcccacaagccttgcgtgcagcatggccaaaaaacaaacaaaaacaaacaaaacaaaacccacatgatcatctcaactgaagcagaaaaagcatttgatacaattcaataccctttcatgataaaaccaCTCAACAAACCAGtaatagagggaaactacctcaacttaataaaagCCATATTTGAGAAACCCATAGTGAACATCATACTCAAATggcaaaaaactgaaagcttttcctctaagatcaggaacaaggcacgGCTGTCTGTTTTTACCATTTATATTCAACaaagtactggaagttctagccagagcaactGGACAACAGAAGCAATAAACAGATAAGCTGAAcgtcaagaaaattgaaaaccttTGTGCATCAAAGTACACTATGaacagagtgaaaaagcaacccatagaatgggagagaGTATTTGCAAATCCTATATCTGATGGGAACtaacatccagaatatataaagagctcctacaactcaacaacaaacaaacaaacaagttaaAATATGGTCAAAGGAGTTTCATagtgatttctccaaagaaggtatacgaATGGCCAAAGAGCACAAAAGAGTAACCAAAAGGAACAGGAAGAtttgaaaaagaagcaaatagaatgtctagaaaatttttaatggaaCCTAAAATTTAATAGAATGATTAAAAGCAGATTACACATAACTGAAGCAGAAATTAGTACACCTggtaaataatgaatgaaagatTTAACCAGAATGCAGCACGTAgaataaagagatgaaaaattaaaaaatacagaagggATTAGGAGATAAGGAAGCTAGAGTGAGAGGGTCTAACAAGCATCTGATCAAAATTTCAGAAGGAAATATTAGGGAGAATGTGGGAAAGGAACTATAAGGCATAATTCAGAGAGTtccctggttttttgttttgttttgttttgttttgcggtacgcgggcctctcactgttgtagcctctcccgttacggagcacaggctccggacacgcaggctcagcggccatggctcacgggcccagccgctccgcggcatgtgggatcttcccggaccggggcacgaacccatgtcccctacatcggcaggcggactctcaaccactgcgccaccacagaagcccTCCCAGGTTTTAAAAACAAGAGTGTGTGgaacttccctgtggtccagtggtcaagacttcaccttccaatgcatggggctgctggttcgatccttggttggggagctaagactccatatgcctcgcggccaaaaaaaccaaaacataaaacaaaagcaatattgtaacaaattcaataaagactttaaaaaatggtccacatcaaaaaataaataaataaaaagaagaatgtgaACTCAGAATTCTTTAGAGTAATTCTTCAGGCGGAAACCTGAAATTCCCTCCTGATACCCCTCTCCGTGGAGCCCACGTTTGGTCTATCATCAAACCCTTTTACTTCCCAGGCGCTCCACTTATCCGCCTGCTTTGCTCCATCTTCACCACCCCCATTTCTGCCACGTTCATTGACAACTGCCTTTGTCTCCTACCGAGGGCGTCCTGCACCTGGACATGTCCCCTCTCGTCCACTCTCTACATACTTGCCAGGGTGAGTTTTCAAAAATGCTGTTTGTCTTGtgatttttaaacttctaaaaacGAATTTTACACTTTACGCAACAAATTACCCAGGCGGTATGAAATTGTAAAAATACGAAGGGCATGCAGTTTCCTCACTTCCCTTTACTTCAGCCAGACAGTTCCTCTCCTCAGAGGCAACCGTTGctacaagttttttgtttttccttctagaaATAGCCCACGCATTTATGAACATATATAGACACCATGGTTCATAATGAGCACTTGACATGTGGCCAGTGTGACTGAGGTGTTGGAATTTTCAAACAAGAGACCGATGTTTCCCACATTGCTTCATTCCACtgaatactgaaaatatttgggCTCGCTTTTCTGAACGGACTCTGTGCAAGCGTCATGGACACAGTTAAAATTGTTCGGTACTTAAGTGCAAATACTATGAAACATCAGCAGTTTAGGGGACTATTGAAAGGAGTAGGAGATCATGAATTTAAGAAGCTTTTCGTTGCCAACACTCATTGGTTGAGTCATGGAAGTGTTTTACTAAGGTTTACTGCACTGTTAACgccaagattttcttttcttttttttttaacgccaagattttcttgaaacaaaaaagaatgttaaCCAAATATTCAGCAATCAAAGATTTTAAATGTCAGTATAAATTTTCTCACCAATATCACACTACGTATGATCAAGGGACATCTGAAGctccaaagaaaggaaaagttcaTTTGTGACCTGTCCAGACaaataaaagaatttcaaattaaaTCTTTTACTAATAGAGATCAATAATTATGACTTTGCATACTTTTCTCACATGAATCAATACGTAAAGGGTTTTAATTACAGTAGACAGCATGATGTAAAGTGgctgcaaaatttacaagcaaaaattgaagaatagtttgtcgatttgatacatttatagtTGCTTTTGAATTCATGCAATATTCTTTTGAATGTATGTCAATTTTACTGAGTTGATACAAAAAGTAGTGAATGTACCTAACTCAGACAGGTGTAGTTTTGAAAGTGATATGCTTTTGCTTCAAGGTCAAATTGATTCTCTGAAAAAACATAATACACTGGCTTGTCTCTGTGGCagcaaatattaaaggaaaatgttttgGGTACTCAGTTCGGTTATTGGAAAACTTTGCCAGAACAACTCGGATATGTGAATCTCCACTTTCAACTGTGATGCCGGGAATATCATTAACCACTACTAAGTAGCTAAGTGCTGTCACCGCTCCCCTGGGCTGGGACGTGTCACCTGGTGCTGAGCTCATGGATGTGCGTTAAGTAGCCCCTTCACATGTCCCCACCCGTGACTGCCCTGCAGTGCAGTTGCCCGCCCCTCACATTCCTTTCATCCAAAGGGAACTTGGTCTCGCTGTGTGACCTACACTGTATTTgcacccagcccccagcctccttccttgCCGGCTGCCACCAAGCTGCGCCAAGCCTCCCTTGCCCCCCCAGGCCTCCTACGGCCCCTACCAAAGGCAGGAGGACTTCTGTCCCAGCTTGTCCTCAGCTCAAAGTTTTCTCTGGTCACCCACCCCCAGGACGTCCCCCAGCAcgaggccctgggctgggaaatGTGTTCTGCATGCCTATTGTCTCTCTAGCCCCCACCTTGGAAGCTCCTGGAGAACAAAGACCCCAGCTCTCATCTCTGCTTAATGATTGTCCACAGCTCACAGATGGGACTGAAATGATGGTGGGATTTCAGCCACCAGAACTGGCTAACTGAAGCCAAGGATCTTTCTGGCGCCCCCAGAGCACACTGCAAAGGAAGGTTTCAGCTCCACGTGGAGAATCCTGGCAGGCATACatagggaagggaagaaaaagttgtGCCAAACACTGGGTCATCTGTCACTTTCCACTTTGCtcgtttaatcctcaaaacaacccctAAAAGTAGGGTCTCTGACCCCCCCTCACAGAGAAGGGAGCAGACGTTCCAGGGATTTGGGCAGTTAAATGAGGTCCTCTCTGTGGGAGATCAGCCCTGGTGGCAGACACACCAAGTCCCAGAGCTTGTTCTTATTTGCTCAGGACCAGCAGGAGTTGGGACCCCTGTCTTCCCTGACTCCCCATCAGCCTTGTGAATCCCACCTCACCCTTCACCCACGAGACGCTGCAGTCTGTCGCCACCATGGGTGGGACGTGATCCTTCACGACTGGACATGTTTGCTGGTGTTGGAGGTGGTCAGACACCAGAGTCACCTCTAAAGGAGACGCCTTCCCTCTCAGAGCGGCTTTAGGGCGcgggaagcagggggagggatCAAATGACTCAAGGTCTCATGTGGTTTTGAGGATGTCTGTGTTTCTGGCAAGAATTTCCTGAAATCAGTGTCTCGGGGACGCGAGGGACTGGTCGCCCGGGAAGGGCCTAAGGAAAGGGCAGCCCTACCTGGGGGGCAGGGCAGTCCCACATCCCGCTGCGAAGCCTGGCCAGCCAAGCCCAGCCGAGAAGGCCAACAGCTGGGGCTCCTCTGCGGGGGCagcgggaggagaggggaggggaggggagggtgggtgggatggggagggaagtCCCGGGAGGGCGGGCGGTCCTAGCGGGGGGGAGGAGCCTCAGCTGCTGGGAGCTGGAGGGgcccaggaggtgggaggggaggagatgggggccGACCCGAGAGACGGCGGAGAGGGTGCCGGGAATAGGCTGACAGCCTGGCCAGGAGTAGGCCTCGGCCGTGGCCTCGGGAGGGGAAGCGTAGGAGAGACCCCAAGGCGCAAGAAAGGAGGTGAGGGGGGGAGAATGGCAGGACAGCTGGACGGGAGGATGGGGCGGGCAAAGGGTGCAGCTCCAAAGGGCAAGATTGGGCAACTTGTCTGTGGGCCGTCTCTTCAAGGCGAGACCCTGGTAGCTTTTCCCTGCGGgggtctcagtttccacatctgtggcTTTCTGGTCCCAAGAAGACTGTACAGGCAGAGTTCCCGGGGAGGGTCCAGCCCTCAGGAGACCCCAGTCATGGATTGCGGGAGGCGGGATCAGAGGGCTGGGAGAGGGCTGGTGGCGAAAGCTCCAGAAAAGACAGCTAGGGAGGGAGGGTCTGCTCTGGGAAGAAAGCCCTGGTGGGGCCGAGGCCCCCatttctggggtggggggctcgGAGGGCCAAGGGCACCGGGCCATTTCAGCACAGGGAGGGTTAAGCATCCTCCCACTTCCCACCCGCTCTGGGCCCCTCCCTCGTGTTTACGTCCTCCCCAAAATATTCAGCCTCCAGCTGGCCTCCATTCTGGGCCTGTCCCTCCCCAGCTCCAGTAGGGGGGCGGGGGCCGCAGGCTGAGGGTCAGGGCCCGGGACCCCACAGAGCCAGCAGTCTGGGGACTGGGGTCAGAGAAGATGGGCCAGAAAAGcaggggagggctggagggggcAACAGTGCTGCCCCCAAGGCTGGCCTGAGGACCACAGCCAACTCAGCACCTACCCAGGACAGGGCCAAAGCCGCCCTGAGCTGGACCTGGGgacagtgggggcaggggaggggaggggaagggccagGGGAATACCAGGGGAATCTCTGCAAAGCGCCACTCCCTGCCCCTGCACCTCTGCCCAGAGCTCCACCGGATGTGGCCCCCAAGCCACAGGGCCCGGGAGTTGGTGGCTCCGCAGGCTGGCACTTGAGCTGAGGATCCACACATACCCTTCGCAGGCTCAGGGCGGCCGAGGAGAAGCCATGTGGCAGCTGTTGCTCCCGCTGGCCCTGTGGCCGGGCGCGATGGGCTTGGGCAGGGATGAGCTCACGGCGGCCCAGCACCTGGGCCTGCAGGTGGCCCTGGAGGAGTTCCACAAGCATCCGCCCGTGCAGTGGGCCTTCCGGGAGACCGGTGTGGACAGTGCCATGGACACGGTGAGCGGcaccccagggaggggagggggatggtCGGCACGTTCCCAGGGAGGAGGTACAAAGGCGCTTGGGCCCCGGAGGCGCCCAGCTCTCCAGAGAAGGGCCAGCCAGCCCAGCCATCTCCTGGGACGTGCTGTCTCacggtgggggggagggaggagggacaggTCACGTCCAGGAAGGGCGCTGCCTGCTCAGCTGACTGCTGGCCTTCCTCCGTCTGTGGGTAGCCCTTCCCGGCCGGGACCTTTGTGAGGCTGCAGTTTAAGCTCCAGCAGACGACCTGCCGGAAGAAGGACTGGAAGAAAGCGGAGTGCAAGGTCAAGCCCAGCGGGGTGAGTGAAGGCACGTGCATGCGATGGGGCATGCGCTCAGCGCGGGGGTGTGCGACTGGGGTTCAGGAGGAGATCCAGCGAGAAGCCTCAGGTTGGGGACCCCAGGGTGGGGCAGCCTCCCTGGCAGCTGACTTGCCTGTCTCGGCTGGTGGTTGTGATGGTTGCAggtgggctgggggcctggacaggCAGGAGGAGGGACGGCTGGGCTACCCCCGAGGACACATGCTCTTCAGAGTGGGTCCACCTTCCATGCCATCCAAGTTCCTCTCTCGGGCTTCGCGTCACCGGTGGAAGAAGGCCATGGTATGGGCTTCGGGTGGTCCCCACCCTAGGCCTGGTGAATGCCCCATTTCCTGTGTGTTTTCAAGTGGAGATGGCCCAGCCCGGGCTGGTTCCTAACAGGGCTCGATTGTCATCAGCCACCTTGGGGGCAAAGTCACTGCCATGGGGGCGATCCTGGGGCCGGAACGCAACCATCTGGTGtccagtctcagctctgccaacCACCAGCCCTGTTACTTCCCAGGTTCTCTgaaggcctcagtttcctccatcTGTTAAGGGAGGGACTGGATTATACGAGTGGTTTTCTAGACTTTTATACCAGGACCATTGTGTTCAAATCttacaagaaaatacaaataaatataacagaTGACAGCAGAGCAGCTCAGGTGGAAGTCAGGTGGGGAGAACCCACCTGGATGAGGACTCCCACCTATACACacgcgcgcgtgcgcacacacactcactcaggGTTCATAGAAAACTGCAGGATGGTTTGACTTCCGAAATTTCCCGGTCTGAGGGTGGGCTGAGCCTGGAACCACCTGGCCTGCCAGGGGAACCCCCATTGTATGCTGCCCCCCAGCTCCCACTCTCACCCTCGGGGCCGCAGGCCTCCCCTCACTCACCCGTTTCCTCTCTGGGCTCTATGCGCCCCTCCCCAGAGAAAGCGGAAATGCCTGGCCTGCATCAAGCTGGACCCTGAAGATAAAGTCCTGGGCCGGATGGTCCACTGCCCCATAGAGACACAGGTTCAACAGGTAAGAGTGCGcggaggagggagcagaggttGGGGAGGGAGCTGGTGGACAGAAACTGGGCCTGTGGGAGAGGTCGGAGGCGGAAGCCTGCATGGAGGGGCGAGGAGGGCTCTGGGCCTGGGGGATGGGGGCGTGGAGGGGGCACGGCCTGAGCGGTGCGGCTGCCGcaggagctgcaggagctgcaggAGCGCCAGGAGGCCCAGTGCAGCAGGGTGGAGCGCGCCGGCGAGGACCCTCACGGCCACTACTTCCCCGGGCAGTTCGCGTTCTTCAAAGCCTTGCCCCCCAGCTGAGGCCTGACTGGTAGGTGGCCcgccaggaaggagggaggaaggactaGGCAGAGGCCAGTCAGGTGGGGCAGGGATGGAGAGGAGGCTGGAGCTGCAGCGGCTGCGCTGCcggaggcaggaggagaggggccGGGAGCCTGAAGACAGCTGGGGCGGGGCCCAAACAGCCCCCGTCATACCCAGTCTtagtttctcttcccttccctctagAATTTCACCCGGCTTCCTGGAAGCAGCGTGAGGGAGGTTAACAAGTGAAAGCCCGCCCTCCCTTCTCTGCGCCCAGGGAGGACTGTCCCATTGTCCCTAATAAAAGTGCTCTAGAGCTGCGTTCTCTCCTCCCCTcgcattccttccctccctcctgagaGCAGCGGGAGGAAAGGGCCCCAGTGCTCCAGCCTCACGGGGAGGAAGCAAAGCCCCGAGAGGGTGAGGGCGAGGGCGAGCACGATGCCTCCCATCAGAAGGACACCCAGTAAGCTGTGTGCTCCTCCTTCCCCAGGACAGGCCAGAGgcagcagggacccaggctcGTTTTCAGGGGCCCACACGCAATGACAGgcagagatgcaaattaaaacacgaGTATTTAATGGGGATTGGCACGGGTGGGCATGGCAGTGGAAGCTTCAGGGAGACCCCAGGGGGGCACAGCACAGGGTCACTTGGACAGGCCAACCTGGAAGATGCGGCTTCCACGCTCCGAGCTCCGCCGCGTCCTCTCCCAGGACGGGCTGGGCAGGAGGCTCGCCGTCCTCGCCTCTCACCTTTAGCCTTGGGACCAAGCAACTTTATTCCCCTAAGCCTCAGGCTCAGGCAGCCGGGAGCGGCAGCAGCTACGGACACGAGGAGGCCGGGCCTCCTCCCAGGAGCAAGCGTAGGTGCAGAACAGCCTCACTGAACAGCTGCCTGAGGAGGGCCCAAGGGGGCTGTGTCCCTGATGGATGGGGGTGTGAGAGGGAGGGGCTGCTCTTAGGCAAGGGGGCCCATAAGACGCCCGTGTGCAGGGCCAGTGGCCAGCATGATGAAACCATGAAGAAAAGCAGGGAGGCCACAGCGTGCCAACCCCAAGGGCCACGGCCACAGGGTGCATTCAAAAGACAAAGGAAGTGGCGCGGGCGGGGCTGAGCGCCTGCTCGGCCTGGGCCAGGCTGTCCCTGGCCTGGCGGTCCAGGTCGTGGCACTCTTGCAGCGTGTCCTGGAACTGGCGGCAGGCCTCCTCCAGGATGGAGCTGCTGCGCGTGGGCCAGGACTCCCAGTAGCCGGGCTCCACCCAGGGCTGGGCCTCCACGGCTCGCGGGCCGGAGCTGGAGCTGGGGCGCAAGGAACTGTCCAGGTCCCGGCACAGCTGGTAGAAGTCACTGCCGCGCCCGCTCACGCGCTCGCCGTCGATGACCTTCAGGCCGGGCAGCAGCTCTCGGACCGAGGCCCAGTAGGAGGGGCTGGTGCACAGCGGGTTGCTGAGCTGGGCCGAGGGGTCGCGGAGCCGCAGGCGCTCGAGGCCCGGCAGCGCCGCCAGACACTGCAGCTGCCCGGGGCCGGCCAGTAGGTTGCCTGCAGCGTTGAGACTCTGCAGGTTCTCGCAGGCGGCCAGGGGCTCCAGCCCCGTCAGCCGGTTGTTGGACACGTTGAGCACGGCCAGCTGGCGCAGGGAGGCCAGCGGGCCCAGCTGGGTGAGCGCGTTGCCCGAAAGGTCCAGCCACTCGAGGCCCAAGCACTCCCCCAGGCAGCCCAGGTCCACCAGTCCCAGGCCCTGCAGCTTCAGCAGCAGGATGGACTCCAGGGCGAACTCACCCGAGCGCGCCTTGAGCAGCTGAGGGGTGACGCGCACCCCGTTGGCCTCTCCCGACTTCTCACCCCGAGGCTCCATGAGACGAAGTGGGTCCCGGTGGCCGGGGCCCCGGCAGCTCCGTCACAGTGACGCAGGTGCCACTGGCGGTCAGCGGGCTGCTCACCCCAAAGGACGCCCCGTCCACTCGGCCTGGGCTGGACGCCTGTCTCCGACACCCCCGCTCAAGGGCCAGCAGGTCCCTGAGGAGAAACGGTCAAAGAGTAAGCGGGCCTCTGAGAACCTCAGTGACCGCCCAGCCTCCACCGCCAGGGCCAGAGACCTAGACGGCCCGGCGGGACCTGAGGACAAGAGTCCAGGGCACAGGAGGGTCAAGAGCCCCTCCGAGGGAGGTGGGCCAGGCACAGGCCCTTGCCTAAGGGGGTCCTGACTCGGCCCTGGCGGTTATGGCCATGCTGGATGGGATTCAGGCCCGCCTTTACCAATTCTTCCCGTCTCCCAAATCTGCTCCGGCGACACAATCTCATTACTTTCCTTTCTCGTAACTGCTCACGATTACCTGTATTAACTCTGAGGTGTTTCCTTTTAACCATTTACACTTATTTTTGAAGAGATAACAGGTCACCATCATCGCCAATCTCGTTTCCTTCCTGGGAGACCCATGCATTGGCAAACACAAATGAGAGCACCTGGGCCTtcttgacaatttttttaaaaatcagcaatgAATTCAAGGTGGTTTCCACGTTCCATGGGCCAACTTGTGACCTCTGGTGGCAGCTGTGGGGCCCGAGGGCTCAGCCTTCAGTccttgatgaggaaactgaggtcgagggaggggagggacagcGGAGGCACAGGGAGTAAGTGGCAGCACTGCCAGGCCCCTCACCTTTGCTCCCCGAACCTGCCTGTCAAGACCAGCTCTTCACTGTGGCACCAACAGAACAGTGCCCATCGCTGCCAGCCAGATAGCATGGTTCCAGCTGCAAACACGGGCAaaggggggttggggaggggaggccgGGCAGTCAAGGAAGCCGtcctggagggaggggcagggtggcACCTATGTTGGATCcagaaaaggggagggagggtaCTTTCTAGTCGCCAGT
The genomic region above belongs to Lagenorhynchus albirostris chromosome 8, mLagAlb1.1, whole genome shotgun sequence and contains:
- the RARRES2 gene encoding retinoic acid receptor responder protein 2 yields the protein MWQLLLPLALWPGAMGLGRDELTAAQHLGLQVALEEFHKHPPVQWAFRETGVDSAMDTPFPAGTFVRLQFKLQQTTCRKKDWKKAECKVKPSGRKRKCLACIKLDPEDKVLGRMVHCPIETQVQQELQERQEAQCSRVERAGEDPHGHYFPGQFAFFKALPPS
- the LRRC61 gene encoding leucine-rich repeat-containing protein 61, whose protein sequence is MEPRGEKSGEANGVRVTPQLLKARSGEFALESILLLKLQGLGLVDLGCLGECLGLEWLDLSGNALTQLGPLASLRQLAVLNVSNNRLTGLEPLAACENLQSLNAAGNLLAGPGQLQCLAALPGLERLRLRDPSAQLSNPLCTSPSYWASVRELLPGLKVIDGERVSGRGSDFYQLCRDLDSSLRPSSSSGPRAVEAQPWVEPGYWESWPTRSSSILEEACRQFQDTLQECHDLDRQARDSLAQAEQALSPARATSFVF